The Bufo gargarizans isolate SCDJY-AF-19 unplaced genomic scaffold, ASM1485885v1 original_scaffold_1828_pilon, whole genome shotgun sequence genome contains a region encoding:
- the ASH1L gene encoding histone-lysine N-methyltransferase ASH1L, which produces MWPKDDVCTLPRSVNGVYRIGLYALKDMPAGTELTYDYNFHSFNMEKQQLCKCGFEQCRGIIGGKSQRVNGTSHKAGHLASHRRAGRSKEKRKSKHRLKRRRGHLSEERSDNISSANRLCPQLHMKPMSNRERNFVLRHRVFLVRNWEKTRRRHEEVKDDGSSSSLYSRWSSVCRDDGNIKSDVFMTQFAALQTSRSVRTRRLAAAEENIEVARAARLAQIFKEICDGIICSKDSMNRSLAAPLLSLPPRKKNPYYYEKVGDPLDLLTIEKQILSGCYKTVEAFDTDMLKIFRNAEKYHGRKSSIGRDVCRLRKAYYSARHESAAQIDEIMGETASEADSSETSMYDKDGGHEKEDDIIRCICGLYKDEGLMIQCEKCMVWQHCDCMGMTSDVEHYLCEQCDPRPVDREVPMIPCPPYAQPGFIYFICLLRDELLLRQGDCVYLMRDSRRTVDGQPLRQSYRLLSYVNRDKLDIFRIEKLWKNEKGERFAFGHHYFRPHETHHSPSRKFYHNELFRVPMYEIIPLEAVVGPCCVLDLYTYCKGRPKGIKEQDVYICDYRLDKSAHLFYKIHRNRFPVCTKNYAFDHFPKKLTPKRDFSPHYVPDNYKRNGGRSSWKSERPKASADLQQEEPVMEDLMVTSDAPATEIPASPQAEVSKSCTAEDNNQPPRLCSPHEHRQAKRDKLNRILLQLLEKLPGKNAIDVTYLLEEGPCRKLRRRTLNLPECIFRK; this is translated from the exons ATGTGGCCCAAAGATGACGTGTGTACATTACCCAGGTCGGTGAACGGCGTTTATCGGATCGGACTGTACGCCCTGAAGGACATGCCCGCTGGGACCGAGCTGACCTACGACTACAACTTCCACTCCTTCAATATGGAGAAGCAG CAACTCTGTAAGTGCGGCTTTGAGCAGTGTCGCGGGATCATCGGGGGGAAGAGTCAGCGGGTAAACGGTACGAGCCACAAGGCCGGACACCTAGCCTCCCACCGGAGAGCTGGCCGCTCCAAGGAGAAGCGGAAATCTAAGCATCGGCTGAAGAGGAGG AGGGGTCACCTGAGTGAGGAGCGCAGTGACAACATCAGCTCTGCTAACCGCCTCTGCCCCCAACTGCACATGAAGCCGATGTCCAACAGGGAACG GAACTTTGTGTTGAGGCATCGTGTTTTCTTGGTGAGGAACTGGGAGAAGACGCGGCGGAGGCACGAGGAGGTGAAGGATGATGggagctcgtcctcgctgtacaGCCGCTGGAGCAGCGTGTGCAGAGACGACGGGAACATTAAGTCCG ATGTCTTTATGACTCAGTTTGCTGCTCTGCAGACGTCGCGCTCTGTACGCACCCGGAGGTTAGCGGCTGCGGAGGAGAACATCGAGGTGGCACGCGCGGCGCGGCTGGCCCAGATATTTAAGGAGATCTGTGATGGGATTATCTGCTCTAAAG ATTCCATGAACCGAAGTCTCGCCGCTCCGCTGCTCAGCCTCCCTCCCCGGAAGAA GAACCCTTACTACTATGAGAAGGTTGGAGATCCTCTCGATTTGCTGACAATTGAGAAGCAGATTCTGAGCGGATGCTATAAGACAGTCGAAGCCTTTGACACAGACATGTTAAAAATTTTCCGTAATGCAGAG AAATACCATGGGAGGAAGTCATCAATTGGTAGAGATGTGTGCAGGCTCCGGAAGGCGTATTACAGTGCTCGCCACGAGTCTGCCGCTCAGATCGATGAGATCATGGGGGAGACGGCTAGTGAAGCAGACAGCAGCGAGACCTCTATGTACGATAAGGACGGAGGCCATGAGAAAGAGGATGACATCATACGCTGTATCTGTGGCCTCTACAAGGACGAAGGACTGATGATTCAGTGTGAGAAGTGTATG GTATGGCAGCATTGTGACTGTATGGGCATGACCTCAGACGTGGAGCATTACCTGTGCGAGCAGTGCGACCCCCGGCCTGTGGACAGG GAAGTTCCCATGATTCCATGTCCCCCGTACGCTCAGCCCGGATTCATCTACTTTATCTGCCTTCTGCGTGATGAGCTCCTCCTTCGGCAAG GTGACTGCGTCTATCTGATGCGGGACAGCCGCCGTACCGTGGATGGACAGCCCTTGAGACAGTCCTACCGCCTGCTGTCATACGTCAACCGCGACAAGCTAGACATTTTCCGGATAGAGAAGCTGTGGAAAAATGAAAA GGGCGAGCGTTTTGCCTTTGGTCACCATTACTTCCGGCCACACGAGACGCATCACTCGCCATCCCGTAAGTTCTACCACAACGAGCTGTTCCGAGTGCCGATGTACGAGATCATCCCTCTGGAGGCCGTGGTCGGCCCCTGCTGCGTTCTGGACCTGTACACCTACTGCAAGG GGCGTCCAAAGGGAATTAAAGAGCAGGATGTTTATATCTGCGACTATCGTCTGGATAAATCCGCCCACTTGTTCTACAAAATCCATCGCAACCGCTTCCCGGTCTGCACCAAGAACTACGCCTTCGACCACTTCCCCAAGAAGCTGACCCCAAAACGGGATTTCTCA CCTCATTATGTGCCAGATAACTACAAGCGGAACGGTGGCAG GTCATCTTGGAAATCAGAGCGACCCAAAGCATCAGCAGACCTGCAGCAGGAGGAGCCCGTCATGGAGGACCTAATGGTGACCAGTGATGCCCCTGCTACAGAAATTCCAGCCTCCCCACAGGCCGAAGTGAGTAAGAGCTGTACAGCAGAGGACAACAACCAGCCCCCACGCCTGTGCTCCCCACATGAACATCGGCAAGCCAAGAGAGACAAGCTCAACCGAATACTTCTCCAACTTCTGGAGAAACTTCCGGGGAAGAACG CCATTGATGTCACTTACCTCCTGGAGGAGGGTCCATGCCGGAAGCTCCGACGCAGAACTCTTAACCTCCCCGAGTGCAtcttcagaaaatga
- the LOC122923716 gene encoding RUN and SH3 domain-containing protein 1-like has translation MDCTGSDSDWLLRQVTRVYQSEGALDFCGSAAAAQAAAWELFMADETEDSAEKKGLLIAVGSSVEKIISHFNTSRNQVQKAQLGDSRLSPVLGYLILNHLCPSLSSLFADGLKPYQKDVIVGRRRLSPWSLVEASTKTGPEVIHLLCSKVSRLHQLRDPQRKFNAFIFGLLNMKQLDVWVLHLHQIYDQLSTFYLPSGFLPLAATLRFELRDELLLSLQPLSALTFHTDLLFEHHHLSLQDLPTPHRVHSPRYVSDHWTVPSLQNILDLRGWITHNLMWNAGNKAPTPDKGKPIDSPGDKCPENVLQPSMSSVAKDISSSGRVTNKETSPGVTPSRDVSSNWWGHLSQASRIYIPANRESLNFPSLKKLTSWVPMDKELKQRASSSNKRDFQEQSLTQEMTSVGDPQSMVSGNEQQKQQVDTENDNLGASGGTTCSAGAEPVLTTVDGSTGQHPNNQEKGNWLGQPFGASTGRCREMEPGTSKLRRPSSWLPPNVNVWNLIKKQSTPVKPDFFSHEEEEPRQRDSSPPQRSVRALCDHATSGEAQLSFKKGDVLQLLDTVDEDWIQCRHGNDTGLVPVGYTSLIL, from the exons CTGCTGCCTGGGAACTGTTCATGGCGGACGAGACCGAAGACTCTGCAGAGAAGAAAG GTCTCCTCATTGCTGTCGGCTCTTCTGTGGAGAAGATCATTTCTCATTTTAACACAAGCAGGAACCAAGTGCAGAAG GCACAGCTTGGGGACAGCAGACTAAGCCCAGTCTTGGGGTACCTCATCCTGAACCACCTGTGTCCCTCACTGTCCTCGCTCTTTGCCGATGGGCTGAAGCCTTATCAGAAGGATGTAATTGTGGGCCGGAGGAGGCTGAGCCCGTGGAGTCTGGTGGAGGCTTCTACTAAGACAG GCCCAGAGGTCATCCACCTCCTGTGCAGTAAAGTCAGCCGCTTACACCAACTACGAGACCCTCAGAGGAAATTCAATGCCTTCATCTTCGGTCTCCTGAA TATGAAACAGCTGGATGTGTGGGTTCTGCATCTTCATCAGATTTACG ATCAGCTTTCCACATTTTATCTTCCATCTGGGTTCCTGCCATTGGCAGCGACATTGCGTTTCGAGCTTCGGGATGAGCTGCTCTTGAGTCTACAGCCCCTGTCTGCGCTCACCTTTCACACTGACCTTCTCTTTGAACATCATCATCTTTCACTACAAGATCTGCCGACCCCTCACAGAGTGCACAGCCCTAGATATGTGTCCGATCACTGGACTGTCCCTTCCTTACAGAACATACTGGATTTAAGAGGATGGATCACACACAACCTCATGTGGAATGCTGGGAACAAGGCCCCAACTCCTGATAAAGGAAAACCAATAGATAGTCCTGGAGATAAGTGCCCCGAAAATGTGCTGCAGCCTAGCATGTCTTCTGTGGCCAAAGACATCTCATCTTCTGGCAGAGTCACCAACAAAGAAACATCCCCAGGTGTTACTCCCAGCAGAGACGTGTCCAGCAACTGGTGGGGACATCTGAGCCAAGCTTCCCGCATCTACATCCCTGCAAACAGGGAATCACTCAACTTCCCGTCTCTGAAGAAACTGACCAGCTGGGTCCCCATGGATAAAGAGCTGAAACAAAGAGCATCATCCTCAAACAAAAGAGACTTCCAAGAGCAAAGCCTCACCCAGGAGATGACCAGTGTTGGAGATCCCCAAAGCATGGTCAGTGGTAATGAGCAGCAGAAGCAACAGGTGGACACGGAGAATGATAACCTGGGGGCATCTGGAGGTACAACCTGCAGCGCTGGGGCTGAACCAGTTCTCACTACGGTGGATGGCAGCACAGGGCAGCATCCGAACAATCAGGAGAAGGGGAACTGGCTTGGACAACCGTTTGGAGCAAGTACCGGGCGTTGTCGAGAGATGGAACCAGGAACTTCAAAATTAAG GCGTCCCTCCAGTTGGCTGCCCCCAAATGTCAATGTTTGGAACCTCATTAAGAAGCAGTCCACCCCAGTGAAACCGGATTTCTTCTCACATGAAGAagaggaacccaggcagagggaCAGCAGTCCACCCCAAAG GTCTGTTCGTGCCCTGTGTGACCATGCCACCTCAGGCGAGGCTCAGCTCAGCTTTAAGAAAGGAGATGTTCTGCAGCTGCTCGATACGGTGGACGAGGACTGGATCCAGTGTCGTCATGGAAATGATACTGGTTTGGTACCAGTTGGATACACATCGCTGATCCTATGA